A portion of the Glycine max cultivar Williams 82 chromosome 10, Glycine_max_v4.0, whole genome shotgun sequence genome contains these proteins:
- the LOC100813769 gene encoding LOB domain-containing protein 20: MAESQGEGGGDSGASGSRRRGIASRRAMAAQTQDEAMVESSPATPCGACKFLRRRCIEGCIFAPHFGNDQGAAKFAAVHKVFGASNVSKLLSNISVNRRNEAVTTISYEAQARLSDPVYGCVSTILALQQQVATLQAELAMLQTQLMNSRFAYASALQTTQLQQPNMNAGALQPAYSNNSCASTNLLNLSSFNNNTGFDLEMDTAPSSSSLEPLQLTRLPLCKEEDEEESKTQQAFNHR, encoded by the exons ATGGCGGAGTCCCAAGGTGAAGGTGGTGGTGACAGTGGCGCTTCTGGAAGCAGGCGTAGAGGCATTGCTTCCAGGCGCGCCATGGCAGCACAAACACAAGATGAAGCAATGGTGGAATCTTCACCCGCAACACCATGTGGGGCATGCAAGTTCTTGAGGAGGAGGTGCATTGAAGGGTGCATCTTTGCACCCCACTTTGGTAATGACCAGGGTGCAGCCAAGTTTGCAGCTGTGCACAAGGTGTTTGGTGCTAGCAATGTGTCAAAGCTCTTGTCCAACATTTCGGTGAACCGCCGCAATGAAGCAGTGACAACAATATCATATGAGGCTCAGGCAAGGTTGTCTGATCCAGTTTATGGTTGTGTCTCCACCATCCTTGCTCTGCAACAGcag GTGGCAACTTTGCAAGCAGAGCTAGCTATGTTGCAAACTCAGCTGATGAATAGTAGGTTTGCCTATGCAAGTGCACTTCAGACCACACAGCTACAACAACCAAATATGAATGCAGGAGCACTACAACCAGCATATTCCAACAACTCATGTGCTTCAACCAACCTTCTGAACTTGAGCAGCTTCAACAATAACACTGGCTTTGACCTTGAAATGGACACAGCACCCTCCTCATCAAGTTTGGAGCCTCTTCAACTCACAAGGTTGCCCCTATGTaaggaagaggatgaagaagaaagcaagACTCAGCAAGCCTTTAACCATCGTTGA